In Diceros bicornis minor isolate mBicDic1 chromosome 13, mDicBic1.mat.cur, whole genome shotgun sequence, the sequence ACAGGCCTGGAGGTGAGACCTCTTTGGGGCTCAGTCTTCTCCTCTGTGacttgggaataataatagtactgacCTCATAGTGCTGGGACGAGGATTCGGAGAGACAGTGATGCATGTCGACAGCGCTGCATGATGCCTGGCTTGGAGCAGGCTTTAAGGAGAAGGTGCTGCTGCTGTTTTTGTCCCCTAggaccctcaccctcacccactGTGTCCCCGCTGCCGTGGCCTCCTGGCTATGCATGGGCACACCGAGCGCATTCTCCCTGTCGTCCTGGCCCCACcctgcttttcctttctcctacTGCCTCCTAGCACCTTGCCTTTTCtcctgtgcgtgtctgtgtctctcccactagagctCAGCTTCCCAGGGCAGGGACTGGGATGTGTTCGATGTGGTATGCCCGGCACCCACAGCAGCAGGTGCTCAgtacgtttgttgaatgaatgaatgaacatttcCACTTTTGCCCCTGACTTTCCCCCACTAAATGGGGGGGTCATCTGAGATGATGTCTAAGGTTTCTGGTAGCCCTGAGCTGCCGTGCCTCAATCCTGCCCCCACTTCTGGGCCTTATCCCCGTTTTCATTCGCTCCCATGCATCCCTTTAGCACTTGGCACAGCTGATCCGCAGCTGTGCCAGCCTTCCCTGCTCACAGACCCCTACCTTTGAGCCTTTGCTGCCCCTACTCCTGCCTGCTGAGCTGCCAGCCTGAGGATGGGCCCTCTCAGGAGCCCAGTGACACAGGCAGTTCTAGGCAGAGCCGGGGCTTGGGTGCTGAATGTCCCCACCTGCTGCAGAAGACTGGCTTGTTCTGAGATTCCTGGTGGTCACCTGGGAAACCATctcagagctgaggtcagagggTGATGGCCTGCGGTCGAGAGGGGTTGCCTGcattggagtgtgtgtgtgtgtgtgtgtgtaagagagaaagCATGTTTGCCCACGTGAGTCAGTGCTCCGGTCCCCGCTCAGGGCAGAGGTGGATGAACGGGGGGCTGGTGGCATGGTAGTGACTCAGGGACGAAGGCAGATGGCCATCCGAGCAGCTGGCTTCTTCAGCTGTCCTGAGGAGGGGACCAAAGATTTCTCCAGCGGGACCAGGGCAAGAGTCACGTCCCAACTCCACCCCTTCCTTCCTGGATGACCCAGACAAGTGACTTGATCTCCCTGCACTGTGAAATGGGCACATGCTTACCAGCCTAGAGCGGGGAAGTGGGCTTCTGTAAGGTGCCTGCAACCTgtcctggcacgtagtaggtgcttaatgaatATCCCattgttttccttcctccctgAAGGGTCAAAGCTGAAAACCTGGAGAGGGGATGGAGGCTTCCTGGTGGGGGGCGGGGTGCTGGCTCTGTGTCGAGGGGGTAGGGAAGCTTGGGCCCCCAAGAGAAGGGAAGCAGGCCAAAGGGCACAAGGAGTACGGCTGTTTTGGTGTAGCCTTGGGCACATCGCCTCGCCTCTCCGAGCGTCTGTGAAGTGTTGGTGAAGAGACTCTATCAGACAGTGGATCTAGCATGCACAGTCACTCCTGGGATACAGTAGGTGCTGGGGACATGTTAGCTGCTCCTAACGGCAGGTTCTTTCTGTCCTAGGAGGAGGGAGCCCAATGCTGAAGGGAGAAAGTGGGGCTGCGGGCCCTGATgtgaggcggctgtgaggctgcTGCGAGGCCTGCGGTGGGTGAGGGGTGGGCCCCGATGGCCTCCTGTGCACAATCCTCCATTAGTCTGCCACTAGCCAGGCCCTGGAATGGCCCAGAGCCTGTGGGAGACCCTGGGAGGTGGCTTCGCTTCTTtccatctccatttcctcatctgtgaaatgggcacaaTCAGACCTGCCTCACAAATTGGATATTAGATCAGTCTTCCttccgtccctccctccctccttcctttcatctctcatcctccctccctctcttacctatctctctctctctctctctcatccatccatccatcatctatcttcTCCAATCCCTCCCCCCACTGCCCACACTGCATCACAGATGTCCCACCTGTTAAATGGGTGGTTGACGCTCATCAGTGATTTCCAGATTTTCACCTGGGGACCCTGTATTTTGAAACACTGAGTCTGCTGAACAAGCTGAGTGAACCCAGTGCTGTCcgctttatttcctcattttaaaatgtcagagCTCCCCTGTGGGCGGGTGGTGAATAGATCTGAGCCTCCCCAACACCAGCCAAAGGAACTGGAAGCTTCCATAGCCCCACGTTTCCCAGAGGCTGCTCGCCACATTCTGGGGACCTCCAGAGCCCCCCGGCCTGGGTGGCCTCTGCGCTGACCCGAGGCCCAGCTCCCAGGGCTGTGGTTCTGGCGGCCTCTGCTCTAGGATCACTGCAGCGGAGGGAGTGACCTTTTGTCTCGTTCTGTGTGGAGGGGCTTTCTGTTCCTCATTGTTTAGCCATGACAgggctgtgggtttttttttttttctgtccaagAGGATAAACAGGCCTCGAGATTGCTCAAGGGAGGGCTGACCCCCTCACCAGCTGCCAGCGGCTCAGGGCTGGAGTCACACAGGGCAGCAGGAGGAAGTGTGGGGAAGGGTATTCATAGCCAGATTCAGACAGGAAAAGACCCTGGAGGGCAGGCTGCTGGCGGTGGCCTGGGGGCCGTGGGGGTCCAGCTGCCTGCCTTTGTCCAGGAACCCTTGGCCTGTGGGTGGAGTGAGAGCCCGCATTTGGCCAAGGCAGGACCCTTTCCCATCAGGCCCTTTGGGCCTGACGGGAAATCCTGCCCCCAGCTGGGGCCAGCCTCCCTGGGCTACAGGAGCCACCCTGGCCCTGTGGTTCTCAGGCCCCGCATGAGTGAAAGGCTCCCCTAGTTACTGCCCAGGGTACTGGGGGGGGACCCTGCCCATGGTGTGCAGGGTCTGTGAGACCTGTGCCTGCCACCCTGCAGGGCAGGGGGCTGCAAGGGAAGGAGGGGcaggccccccccacccccgccctctGGGATGCCCTCTGAGGGGAGAGGTGGCTGCCTCTTGGGGCACTCAGGCAGAGCAGGGAAGCTACACAGCAGCAGCCTGCAGGGAAGACCTGTTTTGGGGGGCTGTGGGGGGACAGTCAGGCCCTCTGCTACAGTTAATACGCAGTTGAGTGGTGTGTGCAAAGGCAGCTGCAGAAGGTCCGATTTCTCTGGTTTGGGAGTTCCCCAGCCTTGATTACTGGGTCTCCTCCATGTGTCCCCTGCCCAGGTCATCTTGCTCCATCCGTGGGTGCCAGATAATCAGGTATGTTCAGCAGTgaagcatcagaatcacttggggacgttttctttttctttctttttattttaacagcACAGCTTCCCAGGCCCACCCCCTGAGCTTCTGCCCCGTTTGTTGGGGTGAGAGTCGGCATTAGAAACAGGTCCCCTGGGTGCTTCAGACACTGgtggtgagccccacccccagctgtgaagagccctgctaAGGGGCCTTGCTTACCCTGCTGTCCAGGCGCCTGGCAGCCTGCTCCAGGCCCCAGGGCGGGAAGGAGGACTGGGAttaagtgtgtttgtgtgtgtgctcgCACGCGCAGCCACGGGCATGCAAGTTTATGGTCCAGATGGGAATGGAAGTGACTTTTTAGGCTCTGTGTGATGCAGAATAGTTCCCACTTCCCGTGCCAGCCACCTGCGTCTCTCCCAACCTCACTAGAGCTGACTTCGTGGGGTTTGGCCCTGGGTCTGGGCCTAGgctcggggtgggggctgggcttCAGGGGCAGGCCAGCGTGGTGGGGGCACCTGTGTTTGGGCTTCATGGCCCTGGGGCCGAGGTCGGACCCCTCCAGGAAATGACATTGTAATGATGTCACTGCTTAGATTAGCGACCCCTGACACCCACTACATGCCAGGCTCTGGGGTCATAGCAAAGAGTCACCCCCAGCCTGCAGCCTCATAGGGCGCCCAGCTAGTGGGGGCCCAGCCCTGCGTGCCAGGAGCCCTGACAGAGGAAGGTGGGGATTCTGGGTCTGAGTGATTATTCAGGGTGAGGTGTGGGCAGGGAAGCCTTCAGGGGAAGCTGCTGTCAGAAGGGACAAATGGAATTTTGTTAGAGGAAGCACGAGGCTGTTCCAGCCGGAGGAGGCAGCTCAGGCAGGGCcacagggaggggaaggggggggcaAGAAGAGTCACAGGTTGCTATGCAGCAGGAAACCCCAGCTCCTTGGGGTCATCCCCCCGATGGCTTCCAGCTATTGGCACCAAGCTACGTGCGGCCAGGGTGGGTCTGGGGCTTCCTGCCAAGCCGAGCGGGGAAGGCAGCTGGTTTCCAGGCCTGCATGTCCTTGATGCAGGGGCCAGCCAGGAGTCCCGCGGCCCCAGGCTCTGGCGGTCAGGACTCCTGGGCGGTGCTgtggagggggaaggggaaggcAAAGTGAGCCTGCCTCCCTACAGCCTGAGCCCTGGGGGGCTCCGTCTCACCTGGAGGCCAAGAGCCATTATCAGGCAACATCCCAGGCAGCTGGGAAATGGGTGCCCTGCTGGTAAAGGGGATCAGAGTGGGGTGCAACAGCCTCCACTGACTGAAGCACCTGCAGccctcagaacagtgcctgacaccccATAAGTGCTCGAGAAGTGGCGACTGTCTTCTTCATCATGGCCATCAACAAATAGTCTTCTATGTGCCCCAACTCTACCGTGGGCCCATGTTGGAAGCTGAGGGTCTAGAGGTGACGAGGCCGTCATTTCTGCCCTCTGCAttgcagatgtgtgtgtgtggggtgtggggggtgtgtgcgtgcgtgtgcatgcacatgcaccCGTGCTGGGTAGGAGGACCAGTAGGTACCACGTGTCAGCACAGTGAGGTGATTGTTAGAAGGGACCATATCCAGCGTTCAGAGATAGCCCAGAGGAAGAGGAACCTGAATCAGCCTGggggagtcagggagggcttcccagaggaggcagCACTCAGCTGGAAAGACGAAGGGGCAATTGCCAGGTGCGGGAGGGAAGGGGAGCCATCCTACATAGAGGGCAGCTTTGCGCTGAGCACTGTGGTTCTCTGTGACCAAGACGACTCCCTTCTGGGCAGCTTCGGGGCCCAGCATCTGACCCGTGTAGGGTTAGGAGCCAGATGCACCCTCCTGCCAGCCAGCTCAACGCCTCCCCCTGCAGACAGGAGTGTGTTGCACTgagtggggaagaggaggaggtgaaAGGGGGCAGGGACTCTCCCTTCTACTTCTATCCCCTCCAAATGGAGAAGTCCCAGATCACTAGAGCCTCAGCAGGAAGAGGGCCAAACGTCTGCAGGACACAGGATGGGGATCTGGGCGTCAGGCCTGCAGACTCCACCAGTCGCCATGCTGATGGCtgtccttccttccccctccagATGGCTTTTACCCACTCTGTCCTGGAGGCCAGCGGCTCGTGCCAGCTGAGAGAATTCTACGACAAGAGGACCCAGAGGCGTTGCAGCCAGTGTCCACCTGGTGAGGGGCAGCCGCTGGGACCCCGACCTCGGACTGGCTGGGTCCCTGGGGGCTGGTGCCTTGGAGGGAGCGTGTGTGCACTGGGGTTGGGGGAGCAGGGTTATGGCCCTTGATTCTTATTGAACTCCTTCTGGTTCCATGACTTGGCGCCATGCTCCGTTGTgcttctgggcctttgcacatgctgttccctcttcctggtgCACTTCCAAACTCCCCTTGCCCTGGTTGCCTCCTGTTTATCCTTTATACCTCAGCTTAGATGtccagctcctccaggaagcctgcctACACTGCCTGGCCAGATCTGGTTCCTCCTCTGAGCTCCCACTGGCCCCTGGCATCCCCCATGGCAGCAGCTCTTGTCACACTGCAGTTATGGCCTGTCTCCTTTTTTATTGCCCCTGCTATGTGCTCCTCCATGACAGGGACTGTGGGCTTGCTGTCCACTGAATCCCCAGCATCTGGcaccgtgcctggcacatagtgtgtGCTCAGTACGTATTTGACTGAATCAACAAGTGCTTACCTATTTCACAGATGGTTGACCTGAGGCCCAGCCCCAGTTGGGAGAGCTAGGTGGCCCGACTCCTGGtgccatccatccattcattcgtttAACCATTCATCCCTATATTATTTATAAAGCATCTACCaagtgtcagacactgttctaggtgccaGGAATACAACAGAGAGCAGGGCAGAcaaagtcctcaccctcatggATTTTGCATTCTAATAGAGGGACAGACACAGAAACCAGCAGAGGAAATAGATGATCGGAGAGGTCAGAGAGTAAGTGCGGCGAGAAAACAAGGCAGAGTAAGGCCGATGGAGACGGAGTGGGACGCGTTGCTTTATacggggtggtcagggaaggcctgtcTGAGCTGCTGACACTTGGGCAGAGACATGCAAGAGGTGAGGCAGTGAGTCATGCAAATATATAGGGAACAGCATGCCAGGCAGGAGCaacagcagatgcaaaggccctgaagtggGAGACTGTTTGGTGAACTGGAGGAACAGTGAGGCCAGTGTGTGGCCCAGACTGAGTAAGTAAGCCAGCAGGGACCGTGGTAAGGAGCTTAGCTTTTATTCTGCAGGATccaggaagccactggagggctcTGAGCCATTAGCCTGAGATGTGGGTGGGCCCATGTGTACCCATCACCTCCCGTAGCCATTTTAAAAGACCCCAGGGGAAGGGACTCTTCTTTCTTCTGTTAACTGGCAGGGTCTCTAAAAAGTTACTAGATTAGCAGAGCAGTGAATATGGCAGGATAGGAATCGGGACAGGGCTTAGAAAAGAAACTTCTTAAATATTTGTCTTGGCATTCTCCCACCCCCTGGCATGCCTTCTCTCCAGGCCTTCAGGAGTCCCCCAGGGACTACATTCCTACTGCCTTTTTCCCCTCTAGTTCATACCACCAGGTGGAGAATTTTAGCCAactctaaagaagaaaagagCTGGCAAAACAGTTCTCACTAAAGTGTTATTGGCTAATAATAGGCAAATCCAGTAGTGGAATTCCAGGCATCTggaaagagcagaggggaagATATTTTATGAGTAGTGGGGGTTCAGAGATGGAGTGACAGCTGGTACGTGCTGGATATGAGATGAGTCGATGGAGGAGTTGGAGCTGCATCAAAGAGCCTTCCCCCCTAGGCTTCAGAtctctggggctctggggaacagTGGATGAGCCCAGGGTCCTGGCAGAAGCCCCACGCCACCCCTCTGAGACTTCTGGCCTTTGCTTTCTCAGGCTGCCGCGCAAAAACTTCCTGCAACGAGACCTCAGATACCGTGTGCGTCCCCTGCGAGGACAGCACATACACCCAGCTCTGGAACTGGCTCCCGGAGTGCCTGAGCTGTGGCTCCCGCTGTGGCTCCAGTGAGTAGGCTCAGAGAGGGGGTGGTCCCCAGCATCCTCCCCTGGCGCCATACACTTCAGCCCCTTTGGCTGAAAGCTGGCTGGGACTACTCCAGACCAGTTTTTTTATGCCCCAGCGCATGAGGTTGCACGGGTACAGCTCTTTACTGTTTACCCACGGCGTTGTCATCCTCTGTCTCACTGACTCCTCTCGCATAGCCCCGCGGGCCCAGTGCCGCAGTGGGAAGACTGCCCATTTGAGAGTTGAGGAAGTCGTGCCTCAGAGAGCAGGCGTGCTCTCTCGTGCTGTGATGGAGCTGGAGCAAGACCGCAGGCCTTGGGGCTCCGTGGCCAGTGTTCCTTTTGCCCCATGCTGAGGGGTTCCACCAGCCTGCCGGAGATCAGAGCTCTCTGTGGGTGGTGGGCGGCTGGGAGGGCAGAGTGGGCATGGGCCTGTGAAGACAGGAATGACCCTGGGCTGCCTTCTCGTTCCTCTAGACCAGGTGGAAACTCAAGCCTGTACTTTGAAACAGAACCGCATCTGCACCTGCAGGCCGGGCTGGTACTGCATGCTTCCAAGGCAGGAGGGCTGCCAGGTGTGCATGCCGCTGCGCAAGTGCCACCCCGGCTTCGGTGTGGCCAAACCAGGTGTGTACGGGGCCAGGGCCAGTGGTCCTTGGGGGCCCCCCTGTGCCTTTCCTTCACAGGTATCAACCCGTTAGCCCAGCTGGCAACATCGTCAGTGGCGGCCAGGTGCTCACCAgccatccatctgtccacccttccctcattcattccttcctccaGCACTCCTGCttaggcacctactgtgtgctaggcccaGATATGGATCAAATTAAGCCCTAAGCTACTGGAAAATCAGGTGATGTCACAGGAAGATGAACCCAAGTGACCCTGGAGACCAGGAATTCACTAGAATTGGTTAAAGACAAACTCCacccagctgtgtgtgtgtgtgtgtgtgtgtgtgtgtgtgtgtgtgtgtgtgtgtgtgttttaaggggTAGAGGTGCAGACAGAGGTCCATGGGCCCCTCAGACCTCCCCTAGGGCTCCAATGTCAAGGCCCACCTGTTCCACGGAGAGTTTGAGTTGGTGACAGGTTCCAATTTTTCCTTGAAGGAACTGCAACATCGAATGTGGTGTGCGCTCCCTGTGCCCCGGGGACATTCTCTGACAGGACGTCATCCACAGATACTTGCAGGCCCCACCGGAAGTGAGTGGCTCAGTCCTTTGGTtctggaggagcagggaggggctgtCACTGAGTGACTATGGGGGTCTGGAGCACAGAGCGGCCGTGCTGTAGGGCCTGAAAgccctccgttcactctcttgggtTGAGGCATTGCCGAGCCCAGTTCAATACCAGAACGGGTCTATCTGATGGGGGCCCCAGGACAGACAGCTCGGTGAACAGCAGCCTTGCCCTAGAAGTCAAGACTGGGTGGGGAGCTTGGGGAGAGCAGGagtggggacagggaggggcGGTCCTGAGAGAGGGCATGGCACACATACTCACTCCCCATCCCATCTGCTGGGACCCTTGCCCACTGGCCTGGCTCCCACCAGTGAGCCCAGCCACCCTGAGCCGTTCAGTCCTCTGTTGCCCCCTGACCAAGCCTCCTCCTCCCTAGGTGTAGCTCAGTGGCCATCCCTGGCAATGCAAGCATGGATGCGGTCTGCACGTCTGGGGCCTCAGAGTCAGCCTCTGTGCCCCAGCCAGGGTCCACAAGATCCCAACACACGGAGCCAactccagggcccagcacagctcCTAgcacctccctcctgcccccagtgGTTCCAAGCCCCCCAGCTGAAGGGCTCATCACTGGGAACATCTCTATTCCAATCGGTAAGTCACAAGAGGGCCCTCCCTCCTATCTTGGAGTCTTACTGAGAGCCCTCTGTGGGCTGGACCCTGTACTCTGTCCTGCGATGCAGGTAGTGGTGAGACTTGTCTTCTCCCAAGACCTAGTGCTGTCACTAGGAACCCCTGGGTGGGGAGAGGTGGGGTCAGGGGAGATGGCTGTTTCTGATGAACCTGTTAGGCTGTGAAGACAGTGGGCTGGGCTAGGTCACCTCATGGGCTTCCCTCCTGGAGTTAGGACTCCATCAGGCTAGAGGGCTCAAGCTGGTGGCCTCAGGTTGACTGTGGCCCACAGACATATTCTGTTCGACACacagtttttggtttgtttgctttaGAATTGAAATTTGAGAGCCTCTGAACTGGGCTTACCCCTTGCATGTGACAACCCCAGCCACCTTTGGTCATTGACTGacctgcctggcccctgggaCATCTTGCTTTTTGCAGCTGTTTTgagcctctcttttccttctaggACTGATCGTGGGTGTGACAGCCTTGGGTCTGCTGGTAATAGGGCTGGTGAACTGTATCATCGTCACCCAGAAGAAAAGTAAGattccattccttccttccttcatccatTCCTTCGTTCCTCCACTGGTTCAGGAAGCTTTTCTGGGGCACCTCCTGTGAGTCCAGCACTGGGCACAGCCTATGGGTCAGACAGGGCTGGACGTGGCAGTCCCTGTTCTGTAGGTGCTTAGAGCCAGAGGTGGAAGGTGCTTCCACTCGCTTATCTACTGAAAGGCAAGACGCCATCAGGGCTATCCAGGGGGGAGGCCAGGATTCTTGTGTAGGACTCCTGGGGATTCAGGCTTTCTGGAGCAGTTGGCATCTGAGCTGGGTAAGATTTTGATGGGTGGAGTGTGTGCAGGAAAGAAAGGGCGGGCTAAGCAGAGGGCATGGCATGAGCAAAGGCGGGGAGGTGGCAGAATGGTTGG encodes:
- the TNFRSF1B gene encoding tumor necrosis factor receptor superfamily member 1B isoform X2 — encoded protein: MAPAAVWAALAVGLQLWAAGRAVQAQMAFTHSVLEASGSCQLREFYDKRTQRRCSQCPPGCRAKTSCNETSDTVCVPCEDSTYTQLWNWLPECLSCGSRCGSNQVETQACTLKQNRICTCRPGWYCMLPRQEGCQVCMPLRKCHPGFGVAKPGTATSNVVCAPCAPGTFSDRTSSTDTCRPHRKCSSVAIPGNASMDAVCTSGASESASVPQPGSTRSQHTEPTPGPSTAPSTSLLPPVVPSPPAEGLITGNISIPIGLIVGVTALGLLVIGLVNCIIVTQKKKKRFCLQGEAKVPHLPADKAGGAPGPEQQHLLTAAQSSSSSSLESSASAADKRAPAGDQLQAPGTQKASGSGEARASSSSSEPSPGGHGTQVNVTCIVNVCSSSGHGSQCPSQTSSTTGDTDASPSGSPKDEQVPFSKEECPCQSPPGAPETLQQNPEEKPLPLGVPDAGMKSLTRPAWDMSQPRSPQLQPLLPAVWCGFQGHTFSYQGISGTRDD
- the TNFRSF1B gene encoding tumor necrosis factor receptor superfamily member 1B isoform X1, whose translation is MAPAAVWAALAVGLQLWAAGRAVQAQMAFTHSVLEASGSCQLREFYDKRTQRRCSQCPPGCRAKTSCNETSDTVCVPCEDSTYTQLWNWLPECLSCGSRCGSNQVETQACTLKQNRICTCRPGWYCMLPRQEGCQVCMPLRKCHPGFGVAKPGTATSNVVCAPCAPGTFSDRTSSTDTCRPHRKCSSVAIPGNASMDAVCTSGASESASVPQPGSTRSQHTEPTPGPSTAPSTSLLPPVVPSPPAEGLITGNISIPIGLIVGVTALGLLVIGLVNCIIVTQKKKKRFCLQGEAKVPHLPADKAGGAPGPEQQHLLTAAQSSSSSSLESSASAADKRAPAGDQLQAPGTQKASGSGEARASSSSSAEPSPGGHGTQVNVTCIVNVCSSSGHGSQCPSQTSSTTGDTDASPSGSPKDEQVPFSKEECPCQSPPGAPETLQQNPEEKPLPLGVPDAGMKSLTRPAWDMSQPRSPQLQPLLPAVWCGFQGHTFSYQGISGTRDD
- the TNFRSF1B gene encoding tumor necrosis factor receptor superfamily member 1B isoform X3, encoding MAPAAVWAALAVGLQLWAAGRAVQAQMAFTHSVLEASGSCQLREFYDKRTQRRCSQCPPGCRAKTSCNETSDTVCVPCEDSTYTQLWNWLPECLSCGSRCGSNQVETQACTLKQNRICTCRPGWYCMLPRQEGCQVCMPLRKCHPGFGVAKPGTATSNVVCAPCAPGTFSDRTSSTDTCRPHRKCSSVAIPGNASMDAVCTSGASESASVPQPGSTRSQHTEPTPGPSTAPSTSLLPPVVPSPPAEGLITGNISIPIGLIVGVTALGLLVIGLVNCIIVTQKKKKRFCLQGEAKVPHLPADKAGGAPGPEQQHLLTAAQSSSSSSLESSASAADKRAPAGDQLQAPGTQKASGSGEARASSSSSAEPSPGGHGTQVNVTCIVNVCSSSGHGSQCPSQTSSTTGDTDASPSGSPKDEQVPFSKEECPCQSPPGAPETLQQNPEEKPLPLGVPDAGMKSLTRPAWDMSQPRWAHPWSF